The Streptomyces pratensis genomic interval GGGCCGCTCCTGGACCGCTGCCCGCGCGGCACGCTGGCCGTTCCGGTGGCCACCCAGGGGGCCGGCATGCTGGGCCTGTACTCCTTCGGCACCGCCCCCGCCGGAGCCGTCGCGTGCCTGGCACTGCTGGGCGGCTCACTCGGCCCGGTGTTCATGGCCACGCAGAACCAGATGCTGCGCTTCGCTCCCGGCCGCACCGAGATCGCCCTGGCGGCCAACTCCGGTGCCTACAACGCCGGGGTCGCGGGCGGAGCGCTGCTGGGCGGCCTCATCCTGCCCGCCTGGGACGTACGGGCCACGTTCCTGGTGGGCGGGTTGCTGACCGCCGCCGCGTTCGCGGTACTGCTCGTCGAGCGGATGCTGCCGGACGTGGAGAAGGGCCGTCCGGCAGGATCCGGCCGGTCGGCGGGCGCCACCTGGGCATGATCACGCCGGACAGGGCCCCGGTGCGGATCTGGCTGTGCCCCGCCCAGGGCCATTCGGGACCGGTGGAGATTCGGCATGACGCGTAATCATTTCGTCGTGCGGTAAGGCGAGTTGACCGCGCGAATCACAACTGCCCGTGGTGCCGCGCCGTGACGGGGACGCCTCCGATGTCCGGCCGCTTCGGGAAGAGCCGGGCCAGCTCCTCGGCCAGGGCCGTGAGCTGGGCGCGCCCGGGGTGTCCGGCGAAGGCCGCGATCTGGAGGAGGGAACCGCCGCCGCGGACGGTCAGCGGTTCGGTGTCCAGCAGCCCTGTTCACGATCCGGCGGATCGCCTCGGTGGCGGCGGGTTCGGCGAGCAGCGCCGCCGGCGGCGTACGGAGGTTGAGGGCGCCCTCGGGGAACTCGTCGGAGCGCGCGGCCGGTTCGCGGGCGTTCTCGGTCCGCTCACGCTGCGCGGCGACCAGCAGATGGGGCTCGCCGACCTGACCGGAGGCGGCCATGACCCGGGCCGGGCCGAGTCGGTCCTCGTCCAGATCAGTGAGGACCGCGTCGGCCGCGCGCTACGCACCTCGCGGTGGAAGTACGTGGTGGACGCGCCGGGAGCCGACGCCTGGAACGAGCCGGACGCGGAGCACTACGCGGAAACCGAACTGTACGACCTGACCGCCGACCCCTACGAGCTGGACAACCTCGCCGGACTCGTCTCGCACCGGGCGGTCGCCGACTGGCTCCGGGCGGAACTGCTGGAGTGGCTGGCGCGGATCGAGGGTGTGGAGCCCGTGGTCGAGCGGGCCGCTCCACGCCCGGCCGGCCGGCGGCGCGCGGAGCCGTTCCCTGCCGGGGCGCCGTGGGAGGGGGTGCGGTTCGGGCACCGGCCCGCTCTCTGACCGGTGGTGCACGCTCCGGTCGGGGAGCGCACCGGGGGGCGACTTTCTTCCTGGAACATATCAATTCGACCGGCCCGGGCTCACAGGCGGCACCGATTGCATGATCAAAATCGGGTGCGGTTAACATATGAGCACCGCCTAGCTCGAAAGATGGACTTGTGACTGCCACCGAGGACTCGTTCACCAATTGGAAGACCCGTGAGGAGATCGCGGAGTCGATGATCCCGATCATCGGGAAGCTGCACCGGGAGCGGGACGTCACGATCCTGATCCACAGCCGCTCCCTGGTGAACAAGTCGGTGGTCAGCATCCTCAAGACCCACCGGTTCGCCCGGCAGATAGCCGGCGAGGAGCTCTCGGTCACCGAGACGCTCCCGTTCCTGCACGCCCTCTCCGCGCTCGACCTCGGCCCGTCGCAGATCGATCTCGGCATGCTCGCCGCGACATATCGGACCGACGACCGCGGCCTGTCGGTGGCCGACTTCACAGCCGAGGCCGTAGCGGGTGCCACGGGCGCGAACAAGACGGAGCGCCGCGAGGCGCGCGACGTCGTCCTTTACGGATTCGGTCGCATCGGGCGCCTCCTGACGCGACTGCTCATCGAGAAGACCGGTTCCGGCAACGGCCTGCGGCTGCGCGCCATCGTCGTACGCCAGGGCGCCGGACAGGACATCGTGAAGCGCGCCTCGCTTCTGCGCCGCGACTCCATCCACGGCCAGTTCCAGGGCACGATCACCGTGGACGAGGCGAACAGCAGGATCATCGCCAACGGCAACGAGATCCAGGTGATCTACTCCGACGACCCGACGTCGGTGGACTACACGGCGTACGGCATCAAGGACGCCATCCTCATCGACAACACGGGACGCTGGCGCGACCGCGAGGGCTTGTCCAAGCACCTCCGCCCCGGCATCGCGAAGGTCGTCCTGACCGCCCCCGGCAAGGGCGACGTCCCCAACATCGTGCACGGCGTGAACCAGGAAATGATCAAGCCGGACGAGCAGATCATCTCCTGCGCCTCCTGCACCACCAACGCGATCGTCCCGCCGCTGAAGGCGATGGCCGACGAGTACGGCGTGCTGCGCGGCCACGTGGAGACCGTCCACTCGTTCACCAACGACCAGAACCTGCTGGACAACTACCACAACTCGGACCGCCGTGGCCGTTCCGCGCCGCTCAACATGGTCATCACGGAGACGGGCGCCGCCTCCGCCGTCACCAAGGCGCTCCCCGACCTCGACGCGAAGATCACCGGCAGTTCGATCCGGGTCCCGGTGCCGGACGTCTCGATCGCGATCCTGAACCTCCAGCTCGCGCGCGGCACCAACCGCGAGGAGGTCCTCGACTACCTCCGCAACGTGTCGCTGACCTCGCCCCTCAGGCGCCAGATCGACTTCATCACCGCTCCCGACGCGGTCTCGAGCGACTTCATCGGCTCACGCCACGCTTCGATCGTCGACGCCGGCGCCACCAAGGTCGAGGGCGACAACGCGATCCTCTACCTCTGGTACGACAACGAGTTCGGCTACTCCTCCCAGGTCATCCGGGTCGTCCAGCACGTCTCCGGAGTCGAGTACCCGACCTACCCGGCCCCGGCGGTCTGATCCGCCCGGCCCACGGCTCCTGGTACCGCCCGGCGGTACCAGGAGCCGTGGGCCTCGGCCGTTCGAAGCGCGTTCCAGGCGTCCGGATCCCGCGCAGGTCACGCGACACGACCGGCGGGGCGGATCGCCGCGGGTGTCGCACGGGTCACCGGCGCAGCGCGGCCGTGAGCATCGGCAGGGCGTGGCGCAGCTCCCTGTACCCGTAGGTCCCGCTGTGCCCACCCGGGTAGATGTGGGTGGTCACGGGTGCGCCCAGGGTTGTGAGCCGGTCGTCGAGCATCCTCGTCTCCTCGCCGCAGACGGCTTCGGTGACGGAGGTGACTCCGTCGTCGGCGAGTGCCACCCACTTCTCGGTGCCGGGGATGTGGGGGTCGGGCTCGTCCCCGTCGAGCGGGCCGGGCTTCCCGTCGCCGGAGGCCAGGTAGACGGGCGTGCGAC includes:
- a CDS encoding glyceraldehyde-3-phosphate dehydrogenase, producing the protein MTATEDSFTNWKTREEIAESMIPIIGKLHRERDVTILIHSRSLVNKSVVSILKTHRFARQIAGEELSVTETLPFLHALSALDLGPSQIDLGMLAATYRTDDRGLSVADFTAEAVAGATGANKTERREARDVVLYGFGRIGRLLTRLLIEKTGSGNGLRLRAIVVRQGAGQDIVKRASLLRRDSIHGQFQGTITVDEANSRIIANGNEIQVIYSDDPTSVDYTAYGIKDAILIDNTGRWRDREGLSKHLRPGIAKVVLTAPGKGDVPNIVHGVNQEMIKPDEQIISCASCTTNAIVPPLKAMADEYGVLRGHVETVHSFTNDQNLLDNYHNSDRRGRSAPLNMVITETGAASAVTKALPDLDAKITGSSIRVPVPDVSIAILNLQLARGTNREEVLDYLRNVSLTSPLRRQIDFITAPDAVSSDFIGSRHASIVDAGATKVEGDNAILYLWYDNEFGYSSQVIRVVQHVSGVEYPTYPAPAV